A window of Hemibagrus wyckioides isolate EC202008001 linkage group LG03, SWU_Hwy_1.0, whole genome shotgun sequence contains these coding sequences:
- the rdh12 gene encoding retinol dehydrogenase 12: protein MMMMMMLVVVGSGVVALILRLMSPHIRKYASGGVCMSTARLDGQTALITGANTGIGKETAMDLAARGARVILACRDVEKGEEAAAEIRARVGGAQVEVRELDLADTYSIRAFAQRFLREVSHLHILINNAGVMMCPYMKTADGFEMHLGVNHLGHFLLTFLLIGVLKRSAPSRIIVISSLAHYFGWIRFHDLHSQGSYNSGLAYCQSKLANVLFTRELARKLTGLNVTVNSVHPGTVRSDLVRHSTLMSLVFALFSIFLKTPQEGAQTSIYCAVAEELHSITGKHFSDCAPASVAPQGRCDETARRLWDVSCDLLGIEWD from the exons atgatgatgatgatgatgcttgtCGTGGTGGGCTCCGGGGTGGTGGCGTTAATCCTGAGACTGATGTCGCCTCACATCAG gaaataTGCGTcaggtggagtgtgtatgtCCACGGCACGTCTGGACGGCCAGACAGCGCTGATTACAGGAGCGAACACAGGGATCGGGAAAGAGACGGCGATGGACCTGGCTGCACGcg GTGCGCGGGTGATTCTGGCCTGTCGTGATGTGGAGAAAGGTGAGGAGGCGGCGGCAGAGATACGCGCACGTGTGGGTGGTGCACAGGTGGAGGTGCGAGAACTCGACCTGGCGGATACCTACTCGATACGAGCGTTTGCACAGAGATTCCTCCGAG AGGTGAGTCACCTGCACATCTTGATTAACAACGCTGGCGTGATGATGTGTCCTTACATGAAGACTGCAGACGGCTTCGAGATGCACCTGGGAGTCAATCATCTGG GTCACTTCCTGTTGACGTTCCTGCTGATCGGTGTGTTGAAGCGCAGCGCGCCGTCCCGCATCATCGTCATCTCGTCTCTGGCGCATTATTTCGGCTGGATCCGATTCCACGACCTGCACAGTCAAGGGAGCTACAACAGCGGCCTGGCCTACTGCCAGAGCAAACTGGCTAACGTGTTGTTCACCAGGGAGCTAGCGCGCAAGCTAACAG GCTTGAATGTGACGGTGAACTCGGTGCACCCGGGCACGGTGAGGTCCGATTTGGTGCGTCACTCCACACTGATGTCTCTGGTGTTCGCTCTGTTCTCCATATTCCTGAAAACACCGCAAGAGGGGGCGCAGACCTCCATCTACTGCGCAGTGGCTGAGGAACTGCACTCCATCACAGGAAAGCACTTTAG TGACTGCGCTCCAGCCTCTGTCGCACCTCAGGGCCGCTGCGATGAAACCGCTCGGAGGCTGTGGGATGTCAGCTGCGACCTCCTCGGTATCGAATGGGACTGA
- the vti1b gene encoding vesicle transport through interaction with t-SNAREs homolog 1B, which translates to MSSEEFEKLHEMYRSLYDELKLTSDRVTRSQGEEKKKLTRGFDERHGEAQELLQEMEQELLSAPSAFRNSMSSKVRLYHRDLGKLQRHVHASDTGFGFPSRTVDSGYGIYATENERSTEQQAQRALLIQGSESLNNATESIARSQRIAVESEHIGTDIIEELGQQREQLDRTRDRLVHTGENLSRSRKILRTMSRRVMTNKLLLGIIIIMEVAILGAVVYIKFFRH; encoded by the exons ATGTCGTCGGAGGAGTTTGAGAAGCTTCATGAGATGTACAGATCTCTGTATGACGAGCTGAAGCTCACCTCTGACCGAGTGACTCGCTCCCAAGGCG aggagaagaagaagctgaCGCGAGGCTTTGATGAGCGTCACGGAGAAGCACAGGAGCTG CTACAGGAGATGGAGCAGGAGCTTCTCAGCGCGCCGTCCGCCTTCAGGAACTCCATGTCCTCCAAAGTGCGTCTGTACCACAGAGACCTGGGGAAGCTGCAGCGCCATGTGCACGCCTCGGACACCGGGTTCGGCTTCCCCTCGAGGACGGTAGACAGTGGGTACGGCATCTACGCCACCGAGAACGAACGCAGC accgAGCAGCAGGCTCAGCGAGCGTTACTGATCCAGGGCTCCGAGTCTCTGAACAACGCCACGGAGAGCATCGCACGCAGCCAGCGCATCGCCGTGGAGAGCGAACACATTGGCACTGACATCATCGAGGAGCTCGGACAGCAGAGAGAGCAGCTGGACCGCaccagagacaga cTGGTTCACACCGGAGAGAATCTGAGCCGCAGCAGAAAGATCTTGCGCACCATGTCTCGCAG AGTGATGACCAACAAGCTGCTGCTGgggatcatcatcatcatggaggTGGCCATACTGGGAGCTGTGGTCTACATCAAGTTCTTCCGGCACTGA